In Sphingobacterium sp. PCS056, the following proteins share a genomic window:
- a CDS encoding FtsW/RodA/SpoVE family cell cycle protein, which produces MVEHLLSKLKGDRWIWIIVILLSGWSLLAVYSSVGTLAYKEGKGTELYLFKHFSLIAVGFVLMYLSHKLDYRYYAGISKLLMAITIPLLLYTLIFGSKVNDASRWVTIPVINQTFQTSDLAKLALITFLARMLSRKQEEIKDVKKSFIPIMGAVCGVFVLIAWANMSTAIMLFGVCVLLLLIGRISFKQIAIVSAGVVLLGIIVVSVGPRRATYYSRVKSFIGVEKEKQEGMPVSFQDDKNYQANNAKIAIATGGVFGKGPGNSIQRNVLPHPYSDFIFAIIIEEYGTIGGVVLIFLYLALMYRCIRIVTLSPKAFGAFLAAGLGFSLTIQAFANMAVAVGLGPVTGVPLPLVSMGGTSILFTSIALGIILSVSRNIEELKGKQELDERPKEKRVVVGTISA; this is translated from the coding sequence ATGGTAGAGCATCTACTTTCTAAATTAAAAGGCGACCGATGGATATGGATTATTGTGATCCTACTCTCGGGCTGGTCTTTGTTGGCCGTCTACAGTTCTGTAGGTACGCTGGCATATAAAGAAGGAAAGGGGACAGAATTGTATTTGTTCAAGCACTTCTCTTTAATTGCTGTTGGTTTTGTGTTGATGTATTTATCCCATAAACTGGATTATCGTTATTATGCGGGCATTTCCAAATTATTAATGGCGATTACAATTCCATTGTTATTGTATACTTTGATCTTTGGAAGTAAAGTGAACGATGCAAGTCGGTGGGTTACCATACCGGTGATCAATCAGACTTTTCAAACTTCGGATTTGGCGAAGTTGGCGCTGATCACGTTTTTGGCTCGTATGCTATCAAGAAAGCAAGAGGAAATTAAAGATGTTAAAAAGTCTTTTATTCCAATAATGGGAGCTGTTTGTGGTGTGTTTGTTTTAATTGCATGGGCAAATATGTCTACGGCAATTATGCTGTTTGGGGTATGTGTGCTCCTGCTTTTGATTGGACGTATCAGCTTTAAGCAAATTGCTATTGTATCTGCAGGAGTCGTATTGTTAGGCATTATCGTCGTTTCGGTAGGTCCTAGACGTGCAACATATTACAGTCGTGTTAAATCTTTTATCGGGGTTGAAAAAGAAAAACAGGAGGGAATGCCTGTTTCATTTCAAGATGATAAAAACTATCAAGCTAATAATGCAAAGATAGCAATTGCAACAGGTGGTGTATTTGGTAAGGGGCCTGGTAATAGTATTCAGAGAAATGTATTGCCGCACCCGTATTCCGATTTTATATTTGCCATCATCATTGAGGAGTATGGAACGATTGGGGGAGTGGTCTTGATTTTTCTTTATTTGGCTTTAATGTATCGCTGTATTCGTATAGTCACATTAAGTCCAAAAGCATTCGGTGCTTTTTTGGCGGCTGGACTGGGATTTAGTTTGACCATTCAGGCATTTGCCAATATGGCTGTGGCCGTGGGCTTGGGTCCGGTAACCGGGGTTCCGCTTCCGTTAGTAAGTATGGGTGGAACGTCTATTTTATTTACAAGTATCGCTCTGGGTATTATCTTGAGTGTAAGTAGAAATATTGAAGAATTAAAAGGTAAACAGGAATTGGATGAGCGACCGAAAGAGAAAAGAGTGGTCGTGGGTACAATTTCTGCGTAA
- the murD gene encoding UDP-N-acetylmuramoyl-L-alanine--D-glutamate ligase, which yields MANISSTYYPQSGKLIVLGAGESGVGTAILAKQRGFDVFVSDKGTIAEHYKTQLEEEQIAYEEGLHSEERILQADLVVKSPGIPEHAPLVVALKSRDIPVIAEIEFAAQYTDAKLICITGSNGKSTTTMLTYEMLKHAGKHVGLAGNIGKSFALQVAREQFDVYVLEISSFMLDDMYQFRADIAVILNITADHLDRYDYKVENYVDSKFRMIQNQTKDDYFIYCLDDPQTMEGLKRHSTPAIHLPFTQEQKVEFGAYLTSIKDIIINIPNSDTFTMRTEELSLTGKHNVYNNMASGLIAKVQELRNQAMKESMGSYVNIAHRLEQVACIGGVNYINDSKATNVNSVWYALESVSTPIILMLGGVDKGNDYDMLRDLVKSKVRAIVCIGKDNTAIHAAFEEDTELIVNSSSMKDAVQLASHLAQKGDTVLLSPACASFDWFKNYEDRGDKFKAAVMEL from the coding sequence ATGGCTAACATTTCATCAACATATTATCCACAGTCAGGAAAATTGATCGTACTTGGTGCAGGTGAAAGTGGTGTCGGTACTGCTATCTTGGCTAAACAGAGGGGATTTGATGTTTTTGTTTCTGATAAAGGAACAATTGCTGAACATTATAAAACCCAGTTGGAGGAAGAGCAAATCGCTTATGAAGAAGGATTACACAGTGAAGAGCGGATCTTACAAGCGGATCTAGTGGTGAAAAGTCCTGGTATTCCTGAACATGCTCCTTTAGTTGTTGCATTGAAGTCCAGAGATATCCCAGTGATTGCAGAAATTGAATTTGCAGCACAATATACAGATGCAAAGTTGATCTGTATCACAGGTTCTAATGGTAAATCGACTACTACGATGTTGACTTATGAAATGCTGAAACATGCTGGTAAGCACGTAGGTCTGGCAGGGAATATTGGTAAAAGCTTTGCTTTACAGGTGGCACGTGAACAATTTGATGTTTATGTGCTCGAGATTTCAAGTTTTATGTTGGATGATATGTACCAATTTAGAGCTGATATTGCCGTGATTTTGAATATTACAGCTGATCATTTGGATCGCTATGATTATAAAGTGGAGAATTATGTGGATTCTAAATTTAGAATGATTCAAAATCAAACAAAAGATGATTATTTCATCTATTGTCTTGATGATCCACAAACAATGGAAGGTTTGAAGAGACATTCAACTCCAGCGATACACTTGCCTTTTACACAGGAACAAAAAGTGGAATTTGGAGCTTATTTGACTTCAATTAAAGATATTATAATTAACATACCTAATAGCGATACATTTACTATGAGAACGGAAGAGTTGTCTTTGACAGGGAAACACAATGTGTACAACAATATGGCTTCTGGCCTAATTGCTAAGGTTCAAGAGTTGAGAAATCAAGCTATGAAGGAAAGTATGGGCTCTTATGTGAATATTGCACATCGCTTGGAGCAGGTGGCTTGTATCGGTGGGGTTAATTATATCAACGATTCTAAGGCTACCAATGTCAATTCGGTATGGTATGCGCTGGAAAGTGTATCAACACCTATTATTTTAATGTTAGGTGGTGTCGATAAAGGTAATGATTATGACATGTTACGTGATTTAGTGAAATCTAAAGTACGTGCTATTGTGTGTATCGGAAAAGATAATACAGCTATACACGCGGCTTTTGAGGAGGATACAGAATTGATCGTAAACAGTTCTTCGATGAAAGATGCTGTGCAATTGGCCTCTCATCTGGCTCAAAAGGGAGATACGGTATTGTTGTCTCCAGCTTGTGCAAGTTTTGATTGGTTTAAAAATTACGAAGATCGCGGTGATAAATTTAAAGCTGCAGTGATGGAGTTGTAG